Proteins encoded together in one Accipiter gentilis chromosome 16, bAccGen1.1, whole genome shotgun sequence window:
- the GPR182 gene encoding G-protein coupled receptor 182 isoform X2: MAEVTTAPTETHTLLNEYGDYHNWSELFHLLNYTYTFCEFSLDENVKRVILFILYLVIFVVGLVENLLVIWVNWQTWGNKSLVNLYIINMAIADLGVLLSLPIWMLEVMLDYTWLWGSFLCRFTHYFYFANMYASIFFLTCLSVDRYVSLTSSSLFWRKHQHRARRVICACSWVLAAVIPFLEVAHMQLVNTGEPICIFMAPFETYDEWALAVSLATTTIGFLIPFPIITVFNILTARFIKRTKPESRKHCLLIYAYIVVFLISWLPFHVMLTLLTLDGNHIILHCTFAHFLYFFYDIIDCFTLLHCVINPILYNFLSKNFRSKLISAVVKYIPKDQGSQKGADNSSSTTQHSIVITKDNNPPN, from the coding sequence ATGGCTGAGGTGACCACTGCCCCCACCGAGACACACACTCTCCTGAATGAGTATGGGGACTACCACAACTGGTCTGAGCTGTTTCACCTCCTGAACTACACCTACACCTTCTGTGAGTTCAGCCTGGATGAGAATGTCAAGCGGGTGATCCTCTTCATCCTTTACCTGGTTATCTTCGTGGTGGGCTTGGTGGAGAACCTCCTTGTCATCTGGGTCAACTGGCAGACATGGGGCAACAAGAGCTTGGTCAACCTCTACATCATCAACATGGCCATTGCTGACCTCGGAGTGCTGCTCTCACTGCCCATTTGGATGCTGGAGGTGATGCTGGATTATACCTGGCTCTGGGGCAGCTTCCTCTGCCGCTTCACACACTACTTCTACTTTGCCAACATGTACGCCAGCATCTTCTTCCTCACCTGCCTCAGCGTGGATCGCTATGTGTCCCTGACCAGCTCCTCTCTCTTCTGGCGTAAGCACCAGCACCGCGCACGCCGTGTCATCTGCGCCTGCAGTTGGGTCTTGGCAGCAGTGATCCCATTCCTGGAGGTTGCTCACATGCAGCTGGTCAATACTGGAGAGCCCATCTGCATCTTCATGGCCCCCTTCGAGACCTATGACGAGTGGGCACTGGCAGTCAGCTTGGCCACCACCACCATTGGGTTCCTAATCCCCTTTCCCATCATCACTGTTTTCAACATCCTGACAGCCAGGTTCATCAAGCGCACCAAGCCAGAGAGCAGAAAGCACTGTCTGCTCATCTACGCCTATATCGTGGTGTTCCTCATCAGCTGGCTGCCCTTCCATGTCATGCTTACACTGCTCACCCTCGATGGCAACCACATCATCCTGCACTGCACATTTGCCCACTTCCTCTACTTCTTCTACGACATCATAGACTGCTTCACCCTGCTCCACTGTGTGATTAACCCAATCCTCTACAACTTCCTGAGCAAAAACTTCCGCAGCAAGCTCATCTCCGCTGTGGTTAAGTACATCCCCAAAGACCAAGGCAGCCAGAAGGGCGCAGACAATTCCTCCTCCACCACACAGCACTCCATAGTCATCACAAAGGACAATAACCCTCCCAATTAA
- the ZBTB39 gene encoding zinc finger and BTB domain-containing protein 39 — protein MGMRIKLHSTNHPNNLLKELNKCRLSETMCDVTILVGTRSFAAHKAVLACAAGYFQNLFLNTGLDAARTYVVDFITPANFEKILSFVYTSELFTDLINVGVIYEVAERLGMEDLLKACHSTFPDLESSAITKQPSLSMSEGRSGPLSSTSSEQSHSLGEIRSGGEHFGPERNYILHGEVAGSYKEDDRNTVSEASQTLPLMHPQQPPKTEQESDQGQFAPAASMATQPSLGGVNIVVQTTASSCQQYKVQSNGDYGKGGFFTADPSMDISTGSNSCPSNSDHSKEQGFGQMDELQLEDLGEDELHFEDASEELGPTEEVIELSDDSEEELAFENDSRDSKAMPCQVCKKVLEPNIQLIRQHARDHVDLLTGNCKVCETHFQDRNSRVTHVLSHIGIFLFSCDMCETKFFTQWQLTLHRREGVFDNNIIVHPSDPLPGKITMFGGGPGSELACAACGKPLAKDFHTVRNHILDHVNLKSQTCGVCDQRHLSLCSLMWHTLSHLGISVFSCSVCANSFVDRHLLEKHLAVHQNVEEALFRCHFCGQSFKLEAAYRYHVSQHKCGGSLDIRPSFRDRLQHQGLQKRKLPEEFLSEDLALQNQPGNSKYSCKVCGKRFAHTSEFNYHRRIHTGEKPYQCKVCHKFFRGRSTIKCHLRTHSGALMYRCTVCGHYSSTLNLMSKHIGVHKGSLPPDFTIEQTFMYIIHSKDAEKNTDS, from the coding sequence ATGGGCATGAGGATCAAGTTGCACAGCACCAATCACCCCAACAACCTGCTGAAGGAACTCAACAAGTGCAGGCTCTCCGAGACCATGTGCGACGTCACCATTTTGGTGGGCACCCGCTCATTTGCTGCACATAAGGCTGTTCTGGCCTGTGCTGCAGGCTACTTCCAGAACCTCTTTCTGAACACGGGGCTGGATGCTGCTAGGACCTATGTAGTGGATTTCATCACGCCGGCCAACTTTGAGAAGATCCTCAGCTTTGTGTACACCTCGGAGCTCTTCACAGACCTGATCAACGTCGGCGTCATTTATGAGGTGGCAGAGCGGCTGGGCATGGAAGATCTGCTGAAGGCCTGCCATTCAACCTTCCCTGACTTGGAGAGCTCAGCCATCACAAAGCAACCCTCCCTGTCCATGAGTGAAGGCCGGTCAGGTCCTCTGAGCAGCACCTCCTCAGAGCAGAGCCATTCTTTGGGTGAAATCCGGAGTGGTGGGGAACATTTTGGCCCTGAACGGAATTACATCTTGCATGGGGAAGTGGcaggcagctacaaagaggatgaCAGGAATACCGTGAGTGAAGCCAGCCAGACTCTTCCCCTGATGCATCCGCAGCAGCCTCCCAAGACAGAACAGGAATCGGATCAAGGGCAGTTTGCTCCTGCTGCAAGTATGGCgacccagcccagcctgggcgGTGTGAACATTGTTGTTCAAACCACCGCAAGCTCCTGCCAGCAGTACAAGGTCCAGAGCAATGGTGACTATGGCAAGGGTGGCTTCTTTACAGCTGATCCTTCCATGGACATCTCCACGGGAAGTAACTCCTGTCCCAGCAACAGTGACCACTCCAAAGAGCAAGGTTTTGGGCAGATGGATGAGCTTCAGCTGGAGGATTTGGGCGAGGACGAACTGCATTTCGAAGATGCCAGTGAAGAACTGGGCCCAACGGAAGAAGTTATTGAGCTGAGTGATGACAGTGAAGAAGAGCTGGCCTTTGAGAACGACAGCCGGGATAGCAAGGCAATGCCCTGCCAGGTGTGCAAGAAGGTCCTGGAGCCCAACATCCAGCTGATCCGCCAGCATGCGAGAGATCACGTTGATCTGCTCACCGGGAACTGCAAAGTCTGTGAAACCCACTTCCAGGACCGGAACTCCAGGGTCACTCATGTTTTGTCCCACATCggcatctttctcttctcttgcgACATGTGCGAGACCAAGTTCTTCACCCAGTGGCAGCTGACCCTCCACCGACGAGAAGGGGTCTTTGACAATAACATCATCGTCCACCCCAGTGACCCGCTGCCGGGGAAGATCACCATGTTTGGGGGAGGGCCTGGCTCAGAGCTGGCGTGCGCTGCCTGTGGGAAGCCTTTGGCCAAAGATTTCCACACCGTCCGCAACCATATCCTGGACCACGTGAACTTGAAAAGCCAGACGTGCGGTGTGTGTGACCAGAGGCACCTCAGTCTCTGCAGCCTGATGTGGCATACCCTGTCTCACTTGGGGATCTCAGTCTTCTCCTGCTCTGTTTGTGCCAACAGCTTTGTGGATCGGCACCTCCTGGAGAAGCACTTGGCCGTTCACCAGAACGTGGAGGAGGCTCTCTTCCGCTGCCACTTCTGTGGCCAGAGCTTCAAGCTGGAAGCAGCGTATCGTTACCACGTCAGCCAGCACAAGTGCGGGGGCAGCCTGGACATCCGACCCAGCTTTCGAGACCGTCTCCAGCATCAGGGCCTGCAGAAGAGGAAGCTGCCGGAGGAGTTCCTGAGCGAAGACTTGGCGCTGCAAAACCAGCCAGGCAACAGCAAGTACAGCTGCAAGGTCTGTGGGAAGCGGTTTGCTCACACCAGTGAATTCAACTATCACAGAAGGATCCACACTGGAGAAAAGCCCTACCAGTGCAAGGTGTGCCACAAGTTCTTCCGCGGCCGCTCCACCATTAAGTGCCACCTGCGGACCCACTCGGGAGCCCTCATGTACCGCTGTACTGTGTGTGGGCATTACAGCTCCACGCTCAACCTCATGAGCAAGCACATAGGCGTGCACAAAGGCAGCCTCCCCCCGGACTTCACCATCGAACAGACTTTCATGTATATCATCCATTCCAAAGATGCGGAGAAAAACACGGACAGCTGA
- the GPR182 gene encoding G-protein coupled receptor 182 isoform X1 — MSPALGCLRISDHDGHFLLGSSQQAHPELRATAALLSQRRASRRAEWITTLPEQPLHAAFGSAAATRMAEVTTAPTETHTLLNEYGDYHNWSELFHLLNYTYTFCEFSLDENVKRVILFILYLVIFVVGLVENLLVIWVNWQTWGNKSLVNLYIINMAIADLGVLLSLPIWMLEVMLDYTWLWGSFLCRFTHYFYFANMYASIFFLTCLSVDRYVSLTSSSLFWRKHQHRARRVICACSWVLAAVIPFLEVAHMQLVNTGEPICIFMAPFETYDEWALAVSLATTTIGFLIPFPIITVFNILTARFIKRTKPESRKHCLLIYAYIVVFLISWLPFHVMLTLLTLDGNHIILHCTFAHFLYFFYDIIDCFTLLHCVINPILYNFLSKNFRSKLISAVVKYIPKDQGSQKGADNSSSTTQHSIVITKDNNPPN; from the exons ATGTCACCCGCGCTGGGCTGTCTCAGGATATCAGACCACGATGGTCATTTCCTGCTGGGAAGCAGCCAACAAGCCCACCCCGAGCTCCGCGCCACcgcagctctgctttcccagaggcgtGCAAGCCGCCGAGCTGAGTGGATCACCACGCTCCCTGAGCAGCCCCTCCACGCAGCCTTCGGCTCTGCTGCCG CTACCAGGATGGCTGAGGTGACCACTGCCCCCACCGAGACACACACTCTCCTGAATGAGTATGGGGACTACCACAACTGGTCTGAGCTGTTTCACCTCCTGAACTACACCTACACCTTCTGTGAGTTCAGCCTGGATGAGAATGTCAAGCGGGTGATCCTCTTCATCCTTTACCTGGTTATCTTCGTGGTGGGCTTGGTGGAGAACCTCCTTGTCATCTGGGTCAACTGGCAGACATGGGGCAACAAGAGCTTGGTCAACCTCTACATCATCAACATGGCCATTGCTGACCTCGGAGTGCTGCTCTCACTGCCCATTTGGATGCTGGAGGTGATGCTGGATTATACCTGGCTCTGGGGCAGCTTCCTCTGCCGCTTCACACACTACTTCTACTTTGCCAACATGTACGCCAGCATCTTCTTCCTCACCTGCCTCAGCGTGGATCGCTATGTGTCCCTGACCAGCTCCTCTCTCTTCTGGCGTAAGCACCAGCACCGCGCACGCCGTGTCATCTGCGCCTGCAGTTGGGTCTTGGCAGCAGTGATCCCATTCCTGGAGGTTGCTCACATGCAGCTGGTCAATACTGGAGAGCCCATCTGCATCTTCATGGCCCCCTTCGAGACCTATGACGAGTGGGCACTGGCAGTCAGCTTGGCCACCACCACCATTGGGTTCCTAATCCCCTTTCCCATCATCACTGTTTTCAACATCCTGACAGCCAGGTTCATCAAGCGCACCAAGCCAGAGAGCAGAAAGCACTGTCTGCTCATCTACGCCTATATCGTGGTGTTCCTCATCAGCTGGCTGCCCTTCCATGTCATGCTTACACTGCTCACCCTCGATGGCAACCACATCATCCTGCACTGCACATTTGCCCACTTCCTCTACTTCTTCTACGACATCATAGACTGCTTCACCCTGCTCCACTGTGTGATTAACCCAATCCTCTACAACTTCCTGAGCAAAAACTTCCGCAGCAAGCTCATCTCCGCTGTGGTTAAGTACATCCCCAAAGACCAAGGCAGCCAGAAGGGCGCAGACAATTCCTCCTCCACCACACAGCACTCCATAGTCATCACAAAGGACAATAACCCTCCCAATTAA
- the LOC126046549 gene encoding LOW QUALITY PROTEIN: retinol dehydrogenase 16-like (The sequence of the model RefSeq protein was modified relative to this genomic sequence to represent the inferred CDS: inserted 1 base in 1 codon; deleted 1 base in 1 codon; substituted 1 base at 1 genomic stop codon): MWLYLVAVLMGLYLLRRWHREWQTVPRLSEKYVLITGCDSGFGNLLARQLDAWGLWVLATCLTGTGASQLRAAASPRLQTILLDVTCSQSITAVTAWVREHVGDXGLWGLVNNAGIAILTAPNEWLTKDDFVKVLDVNLVGLIEVMLSLLPLVWQVWGWVVSMASVMGHVSFFGGGYCMSKYGVETFSDSLWREMCPFGVQISIIKPGGFWTGMTDPVTVVKGFKHFWEQLPAETQAAYAYGHHYPETYAKSSVLLHHLSNXLPVVTSVMAQVLVACFPHSRYTAGWDSRLTLLPLSYCPAWLTDDAIGFFLPVPARGMDARAPLKMATRLAMWTQHPQAPACLKPLLTCLIKLVQSEGLPAVNLSLGCVQDPLSHHGG; the protein is encoded by the exons ATGTGGCTGTACCTGGTGGCGGTGCTGATGGGGCTGTACCTGCTGCGGCGCTGGCACCGGGAGTGGCAGACGGTGCCGAGGCTCTCGGAGAAGTACGTCCTGATCACAGGCTGTGACAGCGGCTTTGGCAACCTGCTGGCACGGCAGCTGGATGcctgggggctgtgggtgctggccACCTGCCTGACTGGCACCGGGGCCTCCCAGCTGCGGGCGGCTGCCTCACCACGGCTGCAGACCATCCTCCTGGATGTCACCTGCAGCCAGAGCATCACCGCTGTCACCGCCTGGGTCCGGGAGCATGTGGGCGACTGAG GGCTCTGGGGGCTGGTGAACAATGCAGGGATTGCCATCCTGACCGCCCCTAATGAGTGGCTGACCAAGGATGACTTCGTCAAGGTGCTGGACGTCAACCTCGTCGGCCTCATAGAGGTGATGCTGAGCCTCCTACCCCTGGTGTGGCAAGTGTGGGGCTGGGTGGTCAGCATGGCCAGCGTGATGGGCCATGTCTCCTTTTTTGGTGGGGGGTACTGCATGTCCAAGTATGGCGTGGAGACCTTCTCCGACAGCCTCTG GCGTGAGATGTGCCCCTTCGGGGTGCAGATCTCCATCATTAAACCTGGTGGCTTCTGGACAGGGATGACCGACCCTGTAACAGTGGTGAAGGGCTTCAAGCACTTCtgggagcagctcccagcagagACCCAGGCAGCCTAC GCCTACGGCCACCATTACCCGGAGACCT ATGCCAAAAGCAGCGTCCTGCTGCACCACCTGAGCA TCCTGCCCGTTGTCACCAGCGTCATGGCACAAGTGCTGGTCGCCTGCTTCCCCCACAGCCGCTACACGGCCGGCTGGGACAGCCGGCTCACCCTTCTGCCGCTCAGCTACTGCCCAGCCTGGCTCACCGACGATGCCATTGGCTTCTTCCTGCCCGTCCCGGCCAGAGGGATGGATGCCCGTGCACCCCTGAAGATGGCCACCAGACTGGCGATGTGGACGCAGCACCCACAGGCACCCGCTTGCCTCAAGCCTCTGTTAACTTGCTTAATAAAGCTGGTGCAAAGCGAGGGGCTGCCTGCGGTGAACCTCAGCCTCGGATGTGTCCAAGACCCGCTTAGCCACCACGGTGGGTGA
- the LOC126046550 gene encoding retinol dehydrogenase 16-like: MWLYLAAVLVGLCLLRRWHRERQTVPRLSEKYVLITGCDSGFGNLLARQLDARGLRVLAACLTGTGASQLRAAASPRLQTILLDVTCSQSIAAATAWVRERVGDRGLWGLVNNAGIAIPTAPNEWLTKDDFVKVLDVNLVGLVEVTLSLLPLVRQARGRVVNVASVMGRVSFFGGGYCMSKYGVEAFSDSLRLEMRSFGVKVSVIEPGYFKTMITNAELLENNFLSIWEKLPEEIKASYGENYLKQFLVTFRKMQKRYNSNLRLVTDCMEHALTSRYPRTRYSAGWDAKLIYIPLSYLPSALTDVIFTWFSPKPVRKA; encoded by the exons ATGTGGCTGTACCTGGCGGCGGTGCTGgtggggctctgcctgctgcgGCGCTGGCACCGGGAGCGGCAGACGGTGCCGAGGCTCTCGGAGAAGTACGTCCTGATCACGGGCTGCGACAGCGGCTTCGGCAACCTGCTGGCACGGCAGCTGGACGCCCGGGGGCTGAGGGTGCTGGCCGCCTGCCTGaccggcaccggggcctcccagCTGCGGGCGGCTGCCTCACCGCGGCTGCAGACCATCCTCCTGGATGTCACCTGCAGCCAGAGCATCGCCGCTGCCACCGCCTGGGTCCGGGAGCGTGTGGGTGACCGAG GGCTCTGGGGGCTGGTGAATAACGCAGGGATTGCCATCCCGACCGCCCCTAATGAGTGGCTGACCAAGGATGACTTCGTCAAGGTGCTGGACGTCAACCTCGTCGGCCTCGTCGAGGTGACACTGAGCCTCCTGCCCCTGGTGCGACAAGCGCGGGGCCGGGTGGTCAATGTGGCCAGTGTGATGGGCCGTGTCTCCTTTTTTGGTGGGGGGTACTGCATGTCCAAGTATGGCGTGGAGGCCTTCTCCGACAGCCTCCG GCTTGAGATGCGCAGCTTCGGGGTGAAGGTCAGCGTGATTGAACCAGGCTACTTCAAGACGATGATCACCAATGCCGAGCTCCTggagaataattttctttccatctgGGAGAAGCTCCCAGAGGAAATCAAAGCAAGTTACGGGGAGAATTACTTGAAGCAGT ttttGGTAACATTCAGGAAGATGCAGAAGAGATACAACTCCAACCTGAGGCTGGTCACAGACTGCATGGAGCACGCGCTGACCAGCCGCTACCCTCGCACGCGCTACTCTGCAGGCTGGGATGCCAAGCTGATTTACATCCCCCTCAGCTACCTGCCATCAGCCCTCACAGATGTCATATTCACCTGGTTCTCCCCCAAACCTGTCCGGAAAGCCTAA
- the MYO1A gene encoding unconventional myosin-Ia encodes MEATNSLLDAAAVGDLVLLDPLTEESLLHTLQERFRRSDIYTYIGNVVISVNPYRSLPIYTPEKVQEYHNCNFFAVKPHIYAIADDAYRSLRDRDRDQCILITGESGAGKTEASKLVMSYVAAVCSKGEEVDKVKEQLLQSNPVLEAFGNAKTVRNDNSSRFGKYMDVEFDFKGEPLGGVISNYLLEKSRIVRHVKGERNFHIFYQLLAGGSVQQLQQLKLRQDCRHYSYLNRESSGLPGMDDAANFHATQDAMRIIGFSPAEMMALLEVTAVVLKLGNVQLSSSYQASGMEACSIAEPQELQEICELIGLDPGRLERALCSRTVKARDETVLTTLSVPQGYYGRDALAKNIYSRLFDWLVNRINASIQVKPGKQRKVMGVLDIYGFEIFQDNSFEQFIINYCNEKLQQIFILMTLKEEQEEYVREGIQWTPVEFFDNSIICNLIENSKCGILAMLDEECLRPGVVNEDTFLTKLNQLFATHKHYESKETQNARRVMDASLPPQCFRIHHYAGKVTYNVTGFIEKNNDLLFRDLSQAMWAARHALLRSLFPEGDPQKVSLKLPPTAGFQFKASVTTLMKNLYSKNPNYIRCIKPNETKTAMLFTPELVLAQIRYLGLMENVRVRRAGYAFRQLYGPFLERYKMLSPRTWPRWAGSDRDGAEVLLAELAFPPEELAFGHTKIFIRSPRTLFDMERQRQERVVQLATLIQKTFRGWRCRMHYQQMRKSQIIISAWFRGHMQKNKYRQMKRSALIIQAHVRGWKSRRLLRELKFQCHRHAAAATIAAYWRGYQVRRAYRRYFRAGASARLANFIYRRLVQKFLVSLERNLPPLVVTDRTWPPAPYRFLTDANQELRSIFYHWKCKKYRDQLTPQRRALLQAKLCASELFKDKKTLYSKSLQQPFQGEYLGLTQNPKYQKLHAVAKDKLVMADTVRKVNRASGKTVPRLLLLTTEHLVLADPKAAQPKTVLSLGDIRSVSVTRFSDGFLALHLKETSTGGAKGDFLLVSDHLIELITRLHQTLMDTTAQALPLHITDQFSTRFQKGDVAVTVVESAKVGSNVPICKKRGSHKMEVLVH; translated from the exons ATGGAAGCTACCAACTCGCTGCTGGATGCCGCGGCAGTTGGGGACCTGGTGCTGCTGGACCCGCTGACCGAGGAGTCGCTGCTCCACACCCTGCAGGAGCGCTTCCGCCGCAGCGACATCTAT ACGTACATTGGAAACGTGGTCATCTCGGTGAACCCCTACCGGTCCCTGCCCATCTACACCCCTGAGAAGGTGCAGGAGTACCACAACTGCAACTTCTTCGCTGTGAAGCCCCACAT CTATGCCATCGCCGATGATGCCTACCGCTCTCTGCGGGACCGGGACAGGGACCAGTGCATCCTCATCACTGGCGAGAGTGGGGCCGGCAAGACAG AGGCCAGCAAGCTGGTGATGTCCTACGTGGCGGCTGTGTGCAGCAAAGGGGAGGAGGTGGACAAGGTGAAGGAGCAGCTCCTGCAGTCCAACCCCGTGCTGGAGG cctttggaAACGCCAAGACTGTCCGCAACGACAACTCCTCCCGATTT GGCAAGTACATGGACGTGGAGTTTGACTTCAAGGGGGAGCCCCTGGGAGGGGTCATTAGCAACT ACTTGCTGGAGAAATCCCGCATCGTCCGGCACGTGAAGGGCGAGAGGAACTTCCACATCTTCTACCAGCTCCTAGCCGGGGGCTCGGTGCAGCAGCTCC aGCAGCTGAAGCTCCGCCAGGACTGCCGGCACTACAGCTACCTGAACCGGGAGAGCTCTGGCCTGCCCGGCATGGACGATGCGGCCAACTTCCATGCCACGCAG GATGCCATGAGGATCATCGGCTTCTCGCCCGCTGAGATGATGGCACTGCTGGAGGTGACGGCAGTGGTGCTCAAGCTGGGCAAcgtgcagctgagcagcagctacCAGGCCAGCGGAATGGAGGCCTGCAGCATCGCTGAACCGCAGG AGCTGCAGGAGATCTGCGAGCTGATCGGGCTGGACCCCGGCAGGCTGGAGCGGGCGCTGTGCTCCCGCACAGTGAAGGCACGGGACGAGACGGTGCTCACCACCCTCAGCGTGCCCCAG GGCTACTACGGCCGGGACGCACTGGCCAAGAACATCTACAGCCGCCTCTTCGACTGGCTGGTGAACCGCATCAACGCCAGCATCCAG GTGAAGCCAGGCAAGCAGAGGAAGGTGATGGGCGTCCTGGATATCTATGGCTTTGAGATCTTCCAG GACAACAGCTTTGAGCAGTTCATCATCAACTACTGCAACGAGAAGCTGCAGCAGATCTTCATCCTGATGACCCtgaaggaggagcaggaggaataTGTCCGAGAG GGCATCCAGTGGACCCCAGTGGAGTTTTTTGACAACAGCATCATCTGCAACTTGATCGAGAAC AGCAAGTGTGGGATCCTGGCCATGCTGGACGAGGAGTGCCTACGGCCTGGTGTGGTCAATGAGGACACCTTCCTCACCAAGCTGAACCAACTCTTTGCCACCCACAAGCACTATGAGAGCAAGGAGACACAGAACGCCCGGCGCGTCATGGACGCCAGCTTGCCGCCACAATGCTTCCGCATCCACCACTACGCTGGCAAG GTGACCTACAATGTGACGGGCTTCATTGAGAAGAACAACGACCTGCTCTTCCGTGACCTCTCGCAGGCCATGTGGGCCGCCCGGCACGCGCTGCTGCGCTCCCTCTTCCCCGAGGGAGACCCCCAGAAGGTCTCCCTCAAGCTGCCCCCCACTGCCGGCTTCCAGTTCAAGGCCTCGGTGACGACGCTGATGAAGAACCTCTACTCCAAGAACCCCAACTACATCAG GTGCATCAAGCCCAACGAGACCAAAACGGCAATGCTCTTCACGCCGGAGCTGGTGCTGGCGCAGATCCGGTACCTGGGGCTGATGGAGAACGTGCGGGTGCGGCGGGCAGGCTACGCCTTCCGCCAGCTCTACGGCCCCTTCCTGGAGCGCTACAAGATGCTCAGCCCCCGGACCTGGCCCCGCTGGGCTGGCAGCGACAG GGATGGAGCCGaggtgctgctggcagagctggcgtTCCCCCCCGAGGAGCTGGCGTTCGGCCACACCAAGATCTTCATCCGCTCACCACGCACC ctcTTTGACATGGAGAGGCAGCGCCAGGAGCGCGTGGTCCAGCTTGCCACCCTGATCCAGAAGACGTTTCGGGGCTGGCGGTGCCGAATGCATTACCAGCAGATGCGCAAGAGCCAGATCATCATCTCCGCCTGGTTCCGGGGCCACATG CAAAAGAACAAGTACAGGCAGATGAAGCGGTCGGCGCTGATCATCCAGGCGCACGTGCGGGGTTGGAAG TCTCGCCGGCTCCTCCGGGAGCTGAAGTTCCAGTGCCACCGTCACGCGGCCGCTGCCACCATCGCCGCTTACTGGAGAGGGTACCAG GTCCGCAGGGCGTACAGGAGGTATTTCCGCGCTGGGGCCAGCGCCCGCCTGGCCAACTTCATCTACCGGCGGCTG GTACAGAAGTTCCTGGTGAGCCTGGAAAGGAACCTCCCGCCACTGGTGGTGACGGACCGGACCTGGCCCCCCGCGCCATACAGGTTCCTGACTGACGCCAACCAGGAGCTGAGGAGCATCTTCTACCACTGGAAG TGCAAGAAGTACCGAGACCAGCTGACGCCACAGCgcagggctctgctgcaggcCAAGCTCTGCGCCAGTGAGCTCTTCAAGGACAAGAAGACACTCTACTCCAAaag cctgcagcagcccttCCAAGGCGAGTACCTGGGGCTGACGCAGAACCCCAAGTACCAGAAGCTCCATGCCGTGGCCAAGGACAAGCTGGTGATGGCCGACACTGTGAGGAAGGTGAACAGAGCCAGCGGCAAG ACGGTCCCGCGCCTGCTGCTGCTTACCACCGAGCACCTGGTCCTGGCCGACCCCAAGGCTGCCCAGCCCAAGACCGTGCTCAGCCTGGGCGACATCCGCAGCGTCTCCGTCACCCGCTTCTCCGATGGCTTCCTGGCCCTGCACCTCAAGGAG ACCTCCACGGGGGGAGCCAAGGGCGACTTCTTGCTTGTCAGCGACCACCTCATCGAGCTCATCACCCGCCTGCACCAGACCCTTATGGACACCACTGCCCAGGCCCTACCCCTGCACATCACCGACCA gttctCCACCCGCTTCCAGAAGGGCGATGTGGCCGTCACCGTGGTGGAGTCGGCCAAGGTGGGCAGCAACGTCCCCATCTGCAAGAAGCGGGGCAGCCACAAGATGGAGGTCCTGGTCCACTGA
- the LOC126046653 gene encoding tachykinin-3-like: MRSRPALVTLLVLALPLALARRPPAAPPGPAPPAQAMPGPEPLPWRARGSPGAAYAAVLQLLREEDAGPPAAPRKRDMHDFFVGLMGKRAAEAGRPAGRGSGGQSDRCSPGPPATGGAPPRAA, encoded by the exons ATGAGGAGCCGCCCGGCGCTGGTGACGCTGCTCGTCCTGGCGCTGCCGCTCGccctcgcccgccgcccccccgccgccccgccgggccccgcgccccccgcACAG GCGATGCCCGGTCCGGAGCCGCTGCCCTGGAGAGCCcgcggcagccccggggccgccTACGCCGccgtgctgcagctgctgcgggAGGAGGACGCCG GTCCCCCCGCGGCTCCGCGGAAGC GGGACATGCACGACTTCTTCGTGGGGCTCATGGGGAAGAGGGCGGCAGAGgccgggcggccggcggggcgggggagcggcggccaGTCCGACCGGTGCTCCCCGGGACCCCCCGCGACCGGCGGGGCCCCGCCGCGGGCGGCGTGA